The Solibacillus sp. FSL W7-1436 genome window below encodes:
- a CDS encoding response regulator, translating to MRYFIVDDDRASRMMLSNIINDCELGAVIGEAKNGLDAIPQILMMQPEFVLIDLLMPKLDGIETIERLQQNGFKGQFIMISQVVNKEMVAEGYSKGIEFFIHKPINKVEVQMVLKRTTEQYLLRNSLQVIRQSLTNFDITDVTHTKKTAREHIQSILNDMGIVAEVGSEDIIKIIEQLLIEKHKIAPLPPLKEVYERVAMLTKNTPDEIVKESKAIEQRVRRTILAAMINLANLGIVDYTNSEFEYYTPRYFDLTDIRYLMNQIENNEQRKAKVNIKKFIQVLYSEIISKVD from the coding sequence ATGCGCTATTTTATAGTAGATGATGACCGGGCAAGCCGTATGATGCTCAGTAATATTATTAATGACTGTGAACTCGGAGCTGTCATTGGTGAGGCAAAAAACGGTCTGGATGCCATTCCCCAAATTTTAATGATGCAGCCGGAGTTTGTATTAATTGATTTACTGATGCCGAAGTTGGATGGAATCGAAACAATTGAACGCCTTCAGCAAAATGGTTTTAAAGGTCAGTTTATTATGATCTCACAAGTGGTTAATAAAGAAATGGTCGCTGAAGGCTATTCAAAAGGAATTGAATTCTTCATTCATAAGCCTATTAATAAAGTTGAAGTACAAATGGTATTAAAACGGACAACTGAGCAATACTTATTAAGAAATTCTTTGCAAGTTATTCGCCAGTCCCTGACAAACTTTGATATCACAGATGTGACACATACAAAAAAGACGGCACGGGAACATATCCAGTCCATCTTAAATGATATGGGCATTGTCGCTGAAGTGGGCAGTGAAGATATTATAAAAATTATTGAACAGCTATTAATCGAGAAGCATAAAATAGCGCCGCTCCCTCCATTAAAGGAAGTATATGAACGTGTTGCCATGCTGACGAAAAATACGCCTGACGAAATTGTAAAAGAGAGTAAAGCAATTGAACAGCGTGTACGCCGAACTATATTAGCCGCAATGATTAACTTGGCGAACTTAGGGATTGTCGATTATACAAACTCTGAATTTGAGTATTATACCCCTCGTTACTTTGACTTAACGGATATTCGTTATTTAATGAATCAAATAGAGAATAATGAGCAACGTAAAGCAAAAGTAAACATAAAAAAATTCATCCAAGTTTTATATTCTGAAATTATTAGTAAGGTGGATTAG